The following coding sequences lie in one Megalobrama amblycephala isolate DHTTF-2021 unplaced genomic scaffold, ASM1881202v1 scaffold418, whole genome shotgun sequence genomic window:
- the LOC125261489 gene encoding B-cell receptor CD22-like gives VDPPDLSNDTEYSQRLQYLGDKQQICTIRLHVTLKDSHKYYFRFITDKDVGKWIGTPGVSLTVTDLQVESPERVTEGDSVHLTCKSSCTLTDRATFIWYRNSQPLTERRDRNNELLLQSVRREDAGRYSCAVHGHNHISPAVQLNVTYPPKSVSVSISPSGEIVSGDSVTLICSSDSNPPAEISWFKGGTFVGSGRIYSISKISSDDSGEYKCRSINEHGEKYSDNVTLNIMYPPRNVSVLINGSGEIVSGDSVTLICSSDSNPPALNFSWFKENESSAVGSGQSFSALQSGRFYCQAHNQHGSQRSDAATVTVHHGAGRNVIVIAAASGGLFTIIIIIIILFIM, from the exons GTAGATCCTCCAGATCTGTCTAATGACACTGAATACAGTCAGAGGCTTCAGTATCTGGGAGATAAACAGCAGATCTGCACCATCAGACtgcatgtgacactgaaggattCACACAAGTACTATTTCAGATTCATCACTGATAAAGATGTTGGTAAATGGATTGGTACTCCAGGAGTGTCTCTTACTGTCACAG atcttcaggtggagtctcctgagagagtgacagagggagattcagtccaTCTGACATGTAAAAGCAGCTGCACTCTGACTGACAGAGCAACATTCATCTGGTACAGAAACTCACAGCCATTAACTGAGAGAAGAGACAGAAACAATGAACTCCTGCTGCAGTCAGTCAGAAGAGAGGATGCAGGCAGATATAGCTGTGCTGTACACGGACACAATCACATCTCTCCTGCTGTTCAGCTCAATGTCACGT ACCCTCCAAAGAGTGTCTCAGTGTCCATCAGTccatctggtgaaatagtgtcaggagattcagtgactctgatctgcagcagtgattcaaaccctcctgcagaaatcagctggtttaaaggaggaacgtttgtaggatctggaagaatctacagcatctcaaagatcagctctgatgacagtggagaatacaagtgcagatccatcaatgaacatggagagaaatactCTGATAATGTGACTTTAAACatcatgt ATCCTCCCAGGAACGTCTCAGTGTTGATAAATGgatctggtgaaatagtgtcaggagattcagtgactctgatctgcagcagtgattcaaaccctcctgctctgaacttcagctggtttaaggagaatgaaagctcagctgttggatctggacagagtttcagtgcaCTACAGAGTGGACGCTTCTACTGTCAGGCTCACAATCAACATGGATCTCAGAGATCAGACGCTGCAACTGTCACAG TTCATCATGGTGCTGGTAGGAATGTGATTGTGATCGCAGCGGCATCTGGAGGATTATTCaccatcattatcatcatcatcatcctctttATAATGTGA